The proteins below are encoded in one region of Peribacillus muralis:
- a CDS encoding FbpB family small basic protein, whose amino-acid sequence MKKRKRTFEELIKENKRELMMDLKQMERLEERLEKKHMQKAE is encoded by the coding sequence ATGAAAAAAAGAAAAAGAACATTTGAAGAATTAATTAAAGAAAATAAAAGGGAATTGATGATGGACCTTAAACAAATGGAAAGACTTGAGGAACGTCTGGAAAAAAAACATATGCAAAAAGCTGAGTAA
- a CDS encoding acid-soluble spore protein N, protein MSNPKKDSKHFRPSHLGTQSRAAGSNNGKQMQDKSGKHAQVIQTKGE, encoded by the coding sequence ATGAGTAATCCAAAAAAAGATTCAAAACACTTCAGGCCAAGTCACCTTGGAACACAATCAAGGGCAGCGGGAAGTAACAATGGTAAGCAAATGCAGGACAAATCCGGGAAGCATGCACAGGTCATACAAACCAAAGGCGAATAA
- a CDS encoding TlpA disulfide reductase family protein, which produces MLKKIIASALLLSLITIAIVQAVDNEPNSQEETESLGGLKIGAKAPNFSLKTLDGKQVELADYKGKKVMLNFWATWCPPCKKEMPDMELYTKQAGDDVIVLAVNIDPENDVQAFVKENGITFTIPLDSNSAKNPVNEQYKVLSIPTTYFIDKKGEIRHKVISAMQLKDMERYMNSMQ; this is translated from the coding sequence ATGCTCAAAAAAATTATTGCCTCAGCGCTCTTACTGTCATTAATTACGATTGCGATTGTACAAGCGGTGGATAATGAACCAAACAGCCAAGAGGAAACGGAATCATTGGGTGGATTGAAAATCGGGGCTAAGGCGCCGAACTTCTCCTTGAAGACCTTGGATGGAAAACAAGTAGAATTAGCGGATTATAAAGGGAAGAAGGTCATGCTGAATTTTTGGGCAACCTGGTGTCCGCCCTGCAAAAAGGAAATGCCGGATATGGAGCTATATACGAAGCAAGCGGGTGATGATGTCATCGTTCTTGCGGTCAATATAGATCCTGAAAACGATGTACAAGCGTTTGTGAAGGAAAATGGAATTACCTTCACCATACCTCTGGATAGCAACAGTGCAAAAAATCCAGTGAATGAGCAGTATAAGGTATTAAGCATTCCGACTACATACTTTATTGACAAGAAAGGCGAGATCAGGCATAAAGTGATATCAGCCATGCAACTCAAAGATATGGAACGATATATGAATAGCATGCAGTAA
- the tlp gene encoding small acid-soluble spore protein Tlp, producing MNSFNKDNRLDNVEKLQDAIHNTEQSMIAANDAISFSSAEDKLAIKAKNERRKASIEAMKEEVQDEEEARDSGYNNI from the coding sequence ATGAATTCATTCAATAAGGATAACCGTTTGGATAATGTAGAAAAACTCCAGGACGCGATTCATAACACGGAGCAGAGCATGATAGCAGCGAATGATGCGATATCCTTTTCATCAGCTGAGGACAAGCTGGCGATAAAAGCTAAAAACGAGCGAAGAAAAGCGAGCATTGAAGCGATGAAGGAAGAAGTGCAGGATGAGGAAGAAGCGAGGGACAGCGGCTACAATAATATTTAG